From Polynucleobacter sp. JS-JIR-II-b4, a single genomic window includes:
- a CDS encoding catalase family peroxidase, translated as MTLLVSATSFAQDIVSADQVVGALEKQFGVTPGQRRNHINGVCITGSFIGDKAIQAYTNSPLFSGKKIPVIGRFSLAGGSLKIPDTARNPRGMALEFELPKKAVQHFTMLNVPVFGASTPNSFYDGVIANTPDPATSKPDPEKVAAYKVSHPDARALSEYLAQNNPITSYANSDFYSIHTFKFINKNNKTTLVKWRFIPQEGVKRLSDEELKTASTRFLDQDIIAKTQAGPVRWDMLVIIGEPSDEQENPTVYWPANRKEIKAGILTLTSASPQQGGVCEKINFDPLVMADGIAPTNDPVLLFRSPAYADSYAKRLVEK; from the coding sequence ATGACATTGTTGGTATCGGCAACTTCATTTGCTCAAGATATAGTAAGCGCTGATCAAGTAGTTGGGGCACTTGAAAAACAATTTGGCGTTACACCAGGCCAAAGACGCAACCATATTAATGGAGTTTGTATAACAGGTTCATTTATTGGCGATAAAGCCATTCAAGCCTATACAAACTCACCTTTATTTTCTGGAAAAAAAATACCGGTGATTGGTAGATTCTCCCTAGCTGGCGGCAGTCTAAAAATTCCAGATACAGCGAGAAACCCAAGGGGTATGGCGCTGGAGTTTGAGTTGCCGAAAAAGGCTGTACAGCATTTCACCATGCTCAATGTTCCTGTGTTTGGTGCATCTACCCCAAATTCTTTTTACGATGGAGTAATTGCTAATACCCCAGACCCGGCTACTAGTAAGCCAGATCCCGAAAAGGTAGCCGCTTACAAAGTAAGTCATCCAGATGCACGGGCACTAAGTGAATATCTGGCTCAAAATAACCCGATCACCAGTTATGCCAATAGTGATTTTTATAGTATCCATACGTTTAAGTTCATTAACAAAAACAATAAAACAACTTTAGTTAAATGGCGTTTTATCCCTCAAGAAGGAGTTAAGCGCTTAAGCGATGAAGAGCTTAAAACGGCTTCTACTCGATTCTTGGATCAGGATATCATTGCCAAAACCCAAGCGGGTCCTGTGCGCTGGGATATGCTTGTCATAATTGGTGAGCCATCGGATGAACAAGAAAATCCAACCGTTTACTGGCCAGCTAATCGAAAGGAAATAAAAGCGGGTATTCTGACTTTGACGTCAGCTAGCCCCCAGCAAGGCGGCGTTTGTGAAAAAATTAATTTTGATCCACTGGTAATGGCGGATGGCATCGCTCCAACCAACGACCCTGTTCTTCTTTTTAGGTCACCCGCTTATGCAGATTCCTATGCGAAGCGATTAGTGGAAAAATAG